The following coding sequences lie in one Apium graveolens cultivar Ventura chromosome 1, ASM990537v1, whole genome shotgun sequence genomic window:
- the LOC141721554 gene encoding homeobox-leucine zipper protein HDG11-like, which translates to MNDLEVRAMLQRCTDPGHPNSIVVSAATTISVPFASVEVFNFFRDGRNRPLWDVFSNHNPVKEIGHIACGSHPGNRISVLGASGTSQSNMLILQESCIDSSGALVVYCSIDPHAINIAMSSEDPSVVPILSSGFAIAPDAGENLGPGEMSAGSLVTIVVQIIVSNLTTGTMSQEAVNTINHLVGNTIRQIKAALNCSTC; encoded by the exons ATGAACGATTTGGAAGTACGTGCAATGCTTCAAAGGTGCACTGATCCTGGCCATCCTAACAGCATTGTTGTGAGTGCAGCAACTACTATTTCCGTCCCATTTGCTTCTGTAGAGGTTTTCAATTTCTTCAGGGACGGAAGAAACCGACCCCTT TGGGATGTTTTTTCTAATCATAATCCTGTCAAAGAGATTGGCCATATTGCGTGTGGATCTCATCCAGGGAATCGTATCTCTGTTCTCGGG GCCTCGGGTACCAGCCAGAGCAACATGTTAATACTTCAAGAAAGCTGCATTGACTCATCAGGTGCCCTTGTTGTGTACTGTTCTATAGACCCACATGCCATCAACATAGCCATGAGTAGTGAAGACCCCTCAGTTGTCCCAATCTTATCCTCTGGATTCGCAATAGCACCTGATGCTGGAGAAAATCTGGGTCCTGGAGAAATGTCAGCTGGATCACTTGTTACAATAGTGGTACAAATTATCGTGAGCAACTTGACAACAGGTACGATGAGCCAGGAGGCGGTGAATACAATAAATCACCTGGTGGGAAACACTATAAGGCAAATAAAAGCTGCCTTGAATTGCTCTACTTGTTAA
- the LOC141709565 gene encoding homeobox-leucine zipper protein ROC8-like gives MDDTRDRGGSSDRDGSDSSRRKSHHLRHTPRQIERLEGAFRECPHPDEKMRMELSKELGLSSRQIKFWFQNKRTQLKAKHEKSDNNVLRAENDKIRNENIAIMEALKNVMCPSCRGPDQFGGDTYLKEQKLLEENGQLREQLKRYENIVANYKPLMVDVSRNAMDELIKLVQSDSPFWIRSSADGGEVLNLECYESIFPGVAKSPNVRIESSKDSSVVIIDSLELVDKFMDANKWMEFFPNIVSRATTLEVVSSGLTGSRSGLLQLMYEELQVLSPLVPTRKFYFLRFCEQIEQHTWAIVDVSYNFPQQPFSTSQSPVRLLPSGCLIQDMLKGCSKITWIEHMEIEDIRPIHNLYMKHVCSGLAFGATRKLATLRRTCERLSCLMDVSNTSYFGGVVPCDTSI, from the exons ATGGATGATACCAGAGATAGGGGTGGTAGCTCCGACAGAGATGGCTCTGATAGCAGCCGAAGAAAGAGTCATCACCTGAGACACACGCCTCGGCAGATTGAGAGGCTTGAAGG GGCGTTTCGGGAATGTCCCCATCCAGACGAGAAAATGAGGATGGAGCTAAGTAAAGAGTTGGGATTGTCTTCTCGCCAAATTAAATTTTGGTTTCAAAACAAAAGGACACAATTAAAG GCAAAACATGAAAAATCTGACAACAATGTTCTTCGTGCCGAAAATGATAAGATCCGAAATGAAAATATCGCCATCATGGAGGCGCTTAAGAATGTTATGTGCCCATCTTGTAGAGGTCCGGATCAGTTTGGTGGAGATACTTACTTGAAAGAACAAAAGTTGCTGGAAGAGAACGGTCAGTTAAGAGAACAG CTTAAAAGATATGAGAACATAGTTGCCAATTACAAGCCGCTAATGGTGGATGTTTCTCGTAATGCTATGGATGAACTGATCAAGCTTGTACAAAGTGATTCACCTTTCTGGATAAGATCATCAGCTGATGGGGGCGAAGTTTTAAATCTTGaatgttatgagagcatttttcCCGGAGTTGCTAAAAGTCCTAATGTTCGCATTGAATCATCAAAAGATTCAAGTGTTGTGATCATCGATAGTTTGGAATTAGTTGATAAGTTCATGGATGCG AACAAGTGGATGGAATTTTTTCCTAATATTGTTTCGAGGGCAACAACACTTGAAGTTGTATCATCCGGATTGACGGGGAGTCGGAGTGGCTTGTTACAACtg ATGTATGAAGAGTTGCAGGTGTTGTCCCCATTAGTACCAACCCGCAAATTCTATTTTCTTCGTTTTTGTGAGCAAATTGAGCAACATACATGGGCTATAGTTGATGTTTCCTATAACTTTCCCCAACAACCTTTTTCTACCTCTCAAAGTCCAGTTCGTCTTCTACCTTCTGGTTGCTTAATTCAAGACATGCTCAAAGGCTGCTCGAAG ATTACTTGGATTGAACACATGGAAATTGAAGATATAAGACCAATTCATAATCTTTACATGAAACATGTATGTAGTGGTTTAGCATTTGGTGCCACAAGAAAGCTTGCAACACTTCGAAGAACTTGTGAAAGGCTTTCTTGTTTGATGGATGTTAGTAATACTTCCTATTTTGGAGGAG TGGTGCCTTGTGACACAAGTATATGA